In the Balearica regulorum gibbericeps isolate bBalReg1 chromosome 3, bBalReg1.pri, whole genome shotgun sequence genome, TGCGGAGCGAGAGGAGCAAGGACGAGGGTATCCCCAGCTCAGGAGCGCACGGGAGCCCAGTCCCTTGCTGGTTTAACCCACAGTGATAGGAGGAGTGGGGGAATCTCTCCCTGCTCAGAGTCCAGACAGAGGTAGGACAGATCTCCACCGGGTGTCAACCGGCACAGTTGAGTCACTGGTTTTACTGGTTTCCCTCTGTTTCCTCCAGGACAAGACTAGTCCCTCTGCAGTAGACAGCAGAGTGGGTTTAGGTTAAAGCCAGGTGTGTAGCTGGGGGTTTTGCAGTTCAAGGAAGCTTTTGGGTGGGAATTTTGGCCACCTCATTGCTTGCATGTCCCATATACCACACTGGGTGTTTTCCAGAGATGAACCTTCCAACTTTTCTCTCAAGGAGACTTTAATATCTTTCCAtgccctctctctctcctcacaCCTCCAAGACATCTCTCTTCTTGCTCACCCTACATCACCTGCTTTCCTAGATGAGAACCTACTCCTGGGATCCTGGTCCAGAGCACATTGTGGTGGGCAATTCCCCTTCCTTCTTAGTGCCACAGCTGAAATAGAAGAGTTTATTCTCTTTCACATCCCAGAACACTTTGTATGGATGAGGCATGACTGAAACTGTCGACAGGCTTTTGGTCTGTGCCAGATGTCCCTCCTCCAGATGCAACCCTGGCATGGCTCAATGCAAGCCAGATTCGATGTGAAGTTCCTCACATGCAGAGGTGGGGCAGATGCAGAGCACACCACACTCTCTGTGTGACCATTCTGCCCACGGGAGTGGGATTTCTCCATCTCACCCACCTTTACCTTGTCTCAGAGGTGGATAACATGAGCCATCTGCCCAGGTTCACTCTGTTGTtatggggaaggaagagggtAAATCATACCTCTGTCTTGGATCCATCTCCTTGAAGAGGATGGACCCTGCTGTGGTCTCTTCTATAGACGGAACAAGAGGCAGAGGTCAATAAAGGCTGTGACAGAGACAGTGATAAAAGTGTGAGCTAGAAGAGAGGCTTCATAATGGCATGGACAAGCCCAGAAGATCCCTCTCTTGCTACAACCCTGGAAGGGCACGGGTGTCCCCTTGGTCCTGTGCAGATGTTTCGGATACCCCAGTGCATCTCAAGCAGCATCAAACCCCAAGCGTTAGGCAAGATGGTCCATCTCAGAGGGAAACACAGCTGCACTGTGAACCCAGAAGAACATATAAAACCAACAGGTTTATTGGTGATGGACAAACCGAGCTGCAGGTGTAGGTGCAGAGGTGTCCAAGAGCAGCTCCTACATACAGCTGTGGTCGCAGGGTCTCTGGGGTCCGTCCCAGCGTGGCCGCTCTCATCGGCAGCAGCGCAGGCGGCCGTTGCTGCAGCTCCCTTCCCAGCGCTCCATGTGGAAGCAAAGCCTCCGGCAGTGACCACGGTTACTTCTGCACTGCTGGCTGTCCGAAAGGCCTCTTGCTGCAGGGGGAAAGGGGACAGGAGACCTCCTTAGGGAGGGGGGACCTGCAAACCCACCTGGAGACCCACTAGTGTCACTGGCTGTGCAACAGAATGCTTGCAGCTGGCAATGAGGAAATTCAGCTGGCTTCATGGAGAAGGTGAGATATGCTCGGGAGGAGCACCTCCCTCCAGCAAGCCTCTTAACAGCCTAGGCGAGATGGCTTGGGTTGGCTAAGTTAGGCTGATGAGTTAGGTGAGGTGGATCCCTTGGGCAACATCAAAAGGCGGAGAGGTGTCTTTTTTTGGAACAGGTGGTTTATCTAttggtttgtttgggatttttttaatggttgttGGTTTCTTggtgtttcaggtttttttatttggttgggtttttttaaaaatctttctgttttgataaaaaGGATATGTGCTG is a window encoding:
- the DEFB125 gene encoding beta-defensin 125, with the translated sequence MRILQLLFAVIVILLLQDVPARGLSDSQQCRSNRGHCRRLCFHMERWEGSCSNGRLRCCR